TTATCATTAAGTTGACAAATTTCAAAAAATGATTGCTGAATCGGAGGTCCAATAAATTTTAATAGCTCTGATTCTAATGGAATAGCTTTTTTCATTTTCTGTAATGCATACTTTACCGAGTTCAAAATCCCTACCTTTGGATCTGTCAGTGTACCATCTAAATCAAACAAGATTGTATTATATGTCATCACTTTCTTCCTCCATCATTATTTCTCCACAAAAAAGCGTTAGCATTTTTAGCTAACGCAAATTGATTCATTTAAATTTTCCATTCTTTTTTCAACATACTATAAACAGCTATATCATAATACTTTTCTCTAATTTGCTGTGCTTCTCTTTGGATACCTTCTTGTTTAAAATTTAATCGTTCAGGAATTGCCCTACTCTTCCCATTTTCAACAGCTGCTCTAATCACAACCCGATTAAGATTCAGTTCATCATAACAATATGAAACTAAACCTTCTACAGCACGAGTCATTATTCCTTTCCCTTGTACATGTTCACTTAACCAATAGCCGATCTCAGTTGTTTGATTCGACCAGTCTATATAATGTA
This genomic interval from Gottfriedia acidiceleris contains the following:
- a CDS encoding GNAT family N-acetyltransferase, whose product is MFKVHISEDLSINLLTPKYAATLVEVLKENQNSLKEWLIWAENIPLIEDYQKSIIPMWLQKFADNNGFEAGIFYKNELVGMLGLHYIDWSNQTTEIGYWLSEHVQGKGIMTRAVEGLVSYCYDELNLNRVVIRAAVENGKSRAIPERLNFKQEGIQREAQQIREKYYDIAVYSMLKKEWKI